The following is a genomic window from Podarcis raffonei isolate rPodRaf1 chromosome 5, rPodRaf1.pri, whole genome shotgun sequence.
tccctaaagagggctgcctccagatgtcttctaaaagtctggtagttgtttttctctttgacatctggtgggagggagtttcacagggcgggtgccactaccgagaaggccctctgcctggttctctgtaacctcacttctcgcagggtgggaaccgccagaaggccctcggcactggacctcagtgtccaggctgaatgatgggggtggagatgctccttcaggtatacaggaccgaggccgtttagggctttaaaggtcagcaccaacactttgaattgtgctcagaaacatactgggagccagtgtaggtctttcaagaccggtgttatgtggtctcagcggccgctcccagtcaccagtctagctgccgcattgtggattagttgtagtttctgggtcaccttcaaaggtagccccacatagagcgcattgcagtagtccaagcgagagataactagagcatgcaccactctggcaagacagtccatgggcaggtagggtctcagcctgcgtaccagatggagctgataaacagctgccttggatacagaattgacctgcgcctccatggacagctgtgagtccagaatgactcccaggctgcgcacctggtccttcaggggcacagttaccccattcaggaccagggagtcttccacacctgcccacctcctgtccccccaaaacagtacttctgtcttgtcaggattcaacctcaatctgttagccgccatccatcttccaactgcctccagacactcacacaggaccttcaccgccttcactggtccACTGAACAGACATAAATCCATCCAATATTGTCCCCTCCACACATCACTGGAGAAACGCAGATGGTGGAGCCTTTGAATTCAGCATATTCTCAGTTTTGGAATATGCTTGGAAGATCTGTTAACATAAACTGAGAATGCATGCTAGAGGAAACATTGGCAAAAGAGGATAAGCTGTCTTTCTTGCAACTCCTCTGCCTGCAACTAATCATCTGATTGTGGATCTCTTCGTAAGTTTGTGTTGAACTCCCAGTTGGGTCTGAACAATGCTACTGGAAATGTGTTAAATCACATATCTAACAGACTTAATATAGAATAGGAAAACATAAGCATTTCTGGTATAACCCTCTAATTTTACTGatttaaaatatcaaaacaatgCATAATCTCTTTTTTTCGTCTTCAAACACAATGACATGATCCTTTTCTACGTGGGCTCTTTTTCACTACTCCCCAGAACGTGTGAACAGGTGTGCATTCAGGAGTTGTGATAATAGCAGCTCTTGGGGGGTGTATTTGCTTTCGGAAACTCATGCATAGGGAACAGGTTACATGCCATGACCACCGTGCAAATCAGACAATCTGTGACTGCTTTTCAGAAAAGTATATCAGAAGAtccaggccatagctgtcaaccgtcccttatttggcgggaaagtcccttatcccagtgccgtgtcccactgctgtcccttattgatgatgtcccttaaatttcctgggtttcaaaggaagcagctcctctccctccctccctcctggccagggaggagggaggctccaactgtgttgcttggctgcgttgctcacccaataaggagtctaagaatgactggggggtggagcttgcatgccttgtgctgatcaaattggccgcgttgcctggggactcgcctttgctcagtgcttcccagtggagaggtgacggtggttttccttgctgcatcccctttgctgggttgctgcgctgtgggaaccaccgcttgaggcttcgcttggctgctggttgactaaaatcccttattttggctgctgatcccttattttcaaggctgctggccccttattttcaaatctgtaagttgacagctatgatccaggCACAGATGTTAGATGCATTTGGCCCTCACTGGAAGACTTCAAAGGTTTAAGTAAGAAAGAATGAGGTGCGAAAGGAGGCAATTTGCTCCAGGTTGTCCCTGCGAgcctgaattttattttttttttttttgtggtttCAGAAATCAGTGCACTAGTTGTTCATTGACAGTGGAATTATAGGAGTCGCCGTTTGCCTAAAGCAGAAATATAAAATTATTCCTAACTAAGCGTCAAAACTGTAGACCCGAGGGACTATGAAATGAGGTTCAGCAATAACGATAGAGGAATAGTCTGGCAAAGGTGGTTGTATTGGAGATTTGGAAGAATGGCAAGCGGTATTATGGGGAATCTGTAAAGATGGGAGATTGTGAAGGCAGTTCCAGCTCTCATTCGTAGAAAGATTCAgccttctgttttgttatttgggcATGCACATATTTGCAAGCAAGATAGGGCCAAGTTTAGAAACCATCTAAGCTAGTGGCAACCCCCATATTTTGTGATTATGATTTCCGTATGCCAATTCTGCTTCACATGAAGCTCTTCCTTTTGAGTTCTTAACTTGTCACAAATCAACTTAATCTGAAGGACCTAAATTCTAATACTAAGAGGTTGAAAAGCAGCCAACCACTCAGTTCATAATTTCTGGTAAACATTCTACTCACTCATGTTCAGTTTGATTGTGCTGTGGTGATAGTTTCTGAGTGGTTAGACAACACTGACATCCTGCACCAGATCAGATCTGACAGTTCAAGGGCAACTCACTGTTCTAAGGCACCATCATTTATCACAACTTTTGTGGGGCAGACCTCACAAGTTCAACCGGGGAGAATCGGAATTTTTGCCCTCCGGAATCAGGACCACTCTTCCTaggttgaaaaataataatggtgaggACAGTTTATTTGTCTCAACAAGATCCTGAATCATGGGACAAAGCAATGTAGAAGCTTTTGGAAAACTGTGACACAACCTTTTCCCCCGGGTCATGATGGGAAAGATCAACAGTTGGAAGAATGAAGGACACAACACCATTTACGTTGGGACAACATCATTtggcgggggggagagaattaCCACACTCAGGAAAGAACCATGAATCCAGTCGGAGAACCTCACTTTATAAAGTACTTAATATATTAACATGAATTGAAACCATAAGATGGTAGCCGTGGTATAGGGGATTATAATTTGGaagggaatgtaattgaaattattaAGCCCTTGGAACgcagaaaataaaaaacaaaaacaaagaggaaGCCATCAAATCTAGCACATGAGGCGACTTTAACTAAACTGTAGAATTTGGTATATAAACAATTGGTTTTAATGATTGTATTAATTGGATAAAATTGGCATTGCTATAACAAGGTTGTTATTGGAATGATattggaaaagcaataaaaatatttattcttaAAGAGAGAGAATTTTTGCCCTCCACAAATCATGGCACCACACCTTGTGTAAGTGTAAGTAACCTGTTCATTCCCAGATTTAGGGTTGAAATAATGGCCAGACGAGGCTCTTTGGGTTTGGTTGACTATGTCATCTATACAATGCAACAAAAAGAACTTACATCAGCTGTCACGGCCGTCTTTGGCATTAGCGAGACAATGGCTGATTGTGTGAGAGAGGTTCTGCCACCGATACGCAGCCAAAGTATTCAACTTAACCAATTCACCAAAATATTCtgagtaccagcaatttagccaCATTATTATTTAGAGTTCTATGGTGGTGGAAGTGGCAACAAGGTCAGGTCGAGGACACTACTGAAAGCCCATAGGCACAAACGGACATTTAGGCAGACTTATTAGGGTgccgtgggacgcgggtggcactgtgggttaaaccacaaagcctaggacttgccgaacagaaggtcggcggttcaaatccccgcgacggggtgtgctcccgttgctcggtccctgctcctgccaacctagcagttcgaaagcacgtcaaagtgcaagtagataaataggtaccgctccggcgggaaggtaaacagtgtttccgtgcgctgctctggtttgccagaagcggcttagtcatgctggccacatgacccggaagctgtacgccggctccctcggccagtaaagcgagatgagcgccgcaaccccagagttggtcacgactggacctaatggtcaggggtccctttaccctttattagGGTGCCACTTGCTTTCCGTAAACCGGGGCTATGGCAACCAAAAGCAATGCTCATCGCCAGAACAGTAAAAAAGTATAAGGCAGACACTGCTGAATCTACAAGCCAGATTTGCCTCTTGAAGAAGCAGGGGCAGGTTATACCAAACTTACGGATGAGCAGAGATAGCTAAGTGCAAGGTTTGCTTCCTAGGCTGAGTTGTGCCCCAAAACAGTGCATTGCATAAACGTGTTCAGAGGTTCTTATGCCACCCATATTTGGGTCCTGTTCCAGTGatgagacacacacaaaaatgaaggcACTTTATGAACAAAATCCATTGGGTCATTAGAGGGGTTCCACACTAggagaacttaaaaatggaaagcgtaatgcttgtggtcaacaaaagaggtttaaagactgtctcaaggcaaatcttaaaaaatgtagtataaacaccaacaattgggaaacactggcctgcgagtgctccacctggagaacagcctttaccaaaggtgtcatgagctttgaagacactcgaactcaggacgtaagggagaaacgtgctaagaggaaggcacgcttggcaaatccatacTGTGATCAACtcttgcccagaaacctatgtcccctctgtggaaggacgtgtgggtccagaattggcctccacagtcacttacggactcattgttaaaaccatgtttatggaagacaatcttactcggctctGAGGCAtcatcgaagaagaagaagacactaGGAGAACCTTTTTGCCCTTTGAGATGTAAATATTTGCTTGTAGAGGTGCTGGCTTCCATGGCTACTTCATTCCAGTTATGGTGAGCTGAGCTTGGTATCGTTAACAGTTTTCTATCAGGCCAATGAATAAAACCACAGATGAAGACTACGTCAAAAAGAGTGCTGTGAGATGAACAGTGGCGCCGATGGCCTTTTGTCTGAAGAccttaatgtgttttttttatggGTTCTCCTGAATGACATGTGGAGCATGCTGTTAGTCTAACATGTCGTTGGAAATAATATTCACTTTATAGACAATCCCACACCCCCTGCTCATTCAAATTGGGCTATAAAGCATGATTTAATTCTCCAGAAATCATTTAGCGTAGTGACAacacatgcggggggggggggagaagattaaAAGGCACAAGCAGTCATTTTCTTTCACTTTTTTCCTAATACTTTATATTATTCTGTGTTATGCAGTTTAATGAAATCACTGAAAACAGCTAGAAAATATTATACCAATTTCTGTACACTTTACACCTCTATTCTACACCTTCCCACGATACACATTTTAGCTTCAGGAGAAATGTACAGcatagaaatttttaaaaaatacattccgTGTCCACACACACTCAGTTCCAAGAAGTACATTCTGTAAATCAAATTTAATCTATATTactaatcaatttgtttttattgctggGACATAGTTGGATGCTGCCATTCTTAGGTATAGCAATGTCTGAGGCAGGAAGAATACCAACACTGACAAGGCATTAagtagttaaaaataaaaataaaaatattttggctTTTGTGAATTATTCTTACCACTTTATTTGGCTGAGATCTTATCGTGTGCATGGAGGTTGTAATGGCTCCTCTTCTTCTGTGCTAGGAATAGAACCATGGGTGCTtccaggctgtcactattttgggggCGAGATTCAATCATATACCTGCAAATTcgggttgtgcaattaaagttgatttggcgaTCTTGCACAATAAACTCCCCTCCCCTCAGATTGGacctttttgcagtaaggaaagtgatggggaaattcaGTGTGGAATAACCAACTGCCTGATGCAATCTTGTACaacttccccacaaacaaatgagAATGAATGCTCCGTGAAATCACCAACatcgtctaacctccctgcaaacttatgcaaacaaatcaataaaaaggtCGTCTGGTAGAGACCTATCAGTGACATTTGTCTTCCATGAAATACACTCTCTCTTGGATAAGGAGAAAGTAGAAACTGCCTTCTCTGTGTTGGTTGGAGGGCAACAGTTATCCTCATCTTGACCCTACAATTTTTTCTGCATACACAGAAAACATCCCGTCTTTGCGTCAATGGACAGAGACCTAATTTTTGCCCTTGAGCATTTCTGGTTCTAGAAAGAATCACTTCCTCCTTTGAGTTCTTCCCTTATCACATCTTTGAAACGGTACCCTCAAACATTTTACCTAATTTCTATCGAGgcggtttaaaaacaaaacgagGAAATACATTAAATGGGGTTTCCCTTTAAAAAGCAGACTCTTCTGACCCACCCAAACTCAGTGCAACCAGAAATGTACTTATCAGTTCTGATAGATcacattttaaagtttaaaacaTTCTGATTTCCCTCGAGATATACGTCATGCAAAGTTGCTGTTTATTAAAGTAAGTTATAGAAGAAGCTGtaaccttggttgttgttgtttttgtgtgacgGGCGCTACAGACACATGCCAAATCTGTGTTGCATTGCCGCTTGCATTGCACTGTACAATTCACAAATCTGACATCTTTAAAAAGCAGCGGTTACTTTTGACGGCAGGCTGTCTATATTTATGCCACTAGCAGTTGGTTGAAGGAGCATTTTTGTTTCCCCTGCTGCTTTCAGCCAAACTTGCCATTTGAGTTATCTGTCTTTTGCATATTGCTTTTCTGAAGCATAGATTTTGGTGCACATAGTAGCATACAGGTGTGTTGCCATAGAAATAGAAGCCTCCATTTTGCCTCTGTGAAACGAGTCGGCAAAAGCTAGAGCTTGAATAAAGGAAGCAAAGAATAAtaaacaaagctatacatgatgacaaaaaaataataatataaaattaaaCCAGAAGGATTTCTACTGCATATACAGATGTCTGGCACAGAACTGCAGGTTATATATACATCAGCGCAGATGATATTTCAACAATTTACATATATTACACTGGGCTCAGGGTTCAAAATACTTCAAGTCTTTTTGCTGGCTTAAGAAGGAAATGAGGATAAAAGAACAAGTCATAGTTATCAGATGCACCGAGATTCTTTCAGACAGTTGACAGAATGAGGTACATCGAAAAAGTGCAAGATCAGAGCCTACTTGGCAGTGCTGTGTGTTTGTATGCATGCAAAAACTTCCTTTTCATGCATTATAGCAAGCAGGGTTTTTTTTCACATTTTTCTTTCAGTATTATTAATCAATATGTCATGGTAAAACGAATGCATACCTGTCCATGAAATACTGAGAAATGCATTCAAGTAAAATTTCTGCACTTAGCTGTATCATGAAGTATTACTATACTTTTGTTAATATTTcggggggcggggcaggggggCGTGGATATTCTATTTACGACACACACCGGACAAGCTATATTGTTATGCGGTTAAAGTTCCTGTGCTTATGTAGGTAACCTGGGCAAGACAGAGagagggcaggaggggagagggtggtCCGTCCTAAACTCTTAGGCTGCCGAGCAAACGTAGGTGCCTTTAGAGCAGTCCGCCATAACCTCCTGCATTTAGCACCGTCACTCTACAAGCATGTCAGGGAAAAAGAAGGGAGCCTTTGTTTGTACATCTGTACAAAGCAAATGAAGAGGGGTGGAATGAAATGATGGGACGGggggtaaaaataaaacaaaataaaaggcaaCCTGCAAATAAACAATGGCAAAACTCCCACAAAACACAGGCAGAAAAGATTTTGGGGAGGAACGAAAAACGCGGGgcgggttttattattattattattcttcgcGCAGCTGCAGGCAGTAGCGGTGGAAGCGTAGCTGGAAAAACATTCGCTCTAGAATAGAATGCGTCATCCCAGGCAGTGTGTAGTCTTCGGCGACACCCACATGCTTGAATCCTAAAGACTCGTACAACTTGTGAGCCGCCACCTTGACCGCCGTGGTTCCCAGTACAATCGACGAGTAGTTATTGACCATGGCAAACTCAACCACCTTCCGACCCAGAGCTTTGGCGATCCCTTTTCCGCGGTATTTGGAGTCGACGGACATGCGGCGCAGCTCCACCGTGTTGTCTTCTTCGTTGCCCCTGGCGGCTACGATGCCCACCACGTTGCCGTTCAACACGGCCACCCAGAAGCAGGAACCTGCAGGTACAAAGCAACATGTGAATCttggaaacaaaacacaaaaggcTTCTTCAAATACACATCTCTGGGGTTTATCGTCCCTATTTCTTTCCGAGCTCACAGACGGACAGCCAGTATGAAACAGTTCGCCCTCGAGAGCAA
Proteins encoded in this region:
- the NAT8L gene encoding N-acetylaspartate synthetase isoform X2, which produces MHCLSPKMVCETKIVAEDHDSISGAKKESLLVSSSAQMWPSSRAGSGSPAAGPQLQPQPPPPSPAPDGEDQKKGVCIREFHPSEQEAVRRIFYEGIMERIPNTAFRGLKDQPWTQMVYGTMAGSCFWVAVLNGNVVGIVAARGNEEDNTVELRRMSVDSKYRGKGIAKALGRKVVEFAMVNNYSSIVLGTTAVKVAAHKLYESLGFKHVGVAEDYTLPGMTHSILERMFFQLRFHRYCLQLREE